The uncultured Devosia sp. sequence GTCTCGATGCTCTGATCACGCACCGGGAAGCTGAACGCCGTCTCGTCGGCATCGGAGAGCTCGATCTTGGCCGCTTCCACCGCGCCGACCAGGCGATGGCCGAGCCGGTCTTCCACCAGCTCCATCATCATTTCCACCCGCGCCGGCGCCTCGGCCTCGCGCATGGTGCCGCGCAGGTCGCGCATGGTCTGGGCATTGTAGAGCCGGTTGATGCGGTGCCAGGTCGAGAGGTCATGATAGGGCGCGACCGGCAGATGCCGCTTGCCGTCGCGGGTCCTCGTGCCCAGCCCCAGTTCGGGCATGACCTTGCTCATCGACAGCAGCCGGTCGAAATCGGTGCCGCCGATATGCACGCCCGCCGTGGAGAGGATATCGCCGCCGCGATCAACCGATTTCGCCCGCTCGGGCGAGACCCGCACCACGGAAAAGTCAGAGGTACCGCCGCCAAGGTCGACGATCAGTGCCAGCTTTTCGCTCTGCACTTGCCGTTCGTAATCCAGCGCCGCGGCGATCGGCTCGAACTGGAAGTCGACATGCTTGAAGCCCTGCGCCCGCACCGCGCCCTCGAGCTGGCTCTGCGCTGCCGCGTCGGCTGCCGGATCGTCGTCGACGAAATGCACCGGCCGGCCGCAGACCACGCTTTCGACCGTTCCCCAAAGCTCGGCCTCGGCGCGCTTCTTGAGCTCGGCAATGAAGATGCCGAGGATTTCCACAAAGCCGTAGCTGCGGGCCTTCACCCGCGTGGTGTCGCCGATCAGCGCCGTGCCGAGCACGCTTTTCAGCGAGCGCATCAGCCGGCCCTCGGCGCCGGTCACATATTCGGCCACGGCCTGGCGGCCGAAGTGGATGCGATCGTCCTCGAAGGAAAAGAAGATCACGCTGGGGATGGTTTCGCGCCCCGCCTCGAGCTTCAGGAGATGCGGCACGCCGCCGCTGTCGAGATGGGCGATGGTGGAATTGGACGTGCCGAAATCGAGGCCGCAAACGAGGGTCATGGCAGGCATCCAATGAACAGGAATTCCAGGGGAGCGCCCTCTTAAGGGCTCATGCCCTGCATGGCAACCCGCCAATCCGTCGCCAAATTGTCATCACCGATGATTAGTGGCAGGCCATGACCGCCATTTCCCTCCGCGCCATCGGCAAGACGTTCGGCGACAGCGCCGCCGTCAGCTCTGTCAGCCTCGATCTTCCCGCCGGCTCCTTCACCGCGCTGCTTGGCCCCTCCGGCTGTGGCAAGACCACGCTGCTGCGCCTCATTGCCGGCTTCGAACAGCCGACATCGGGCGCCGTGGCCTTCGATGGCGTGGTCATGGGCGATGCAAGCCGTCTCGTGCCGCCGGAAAAGCGCCAGCTGGGCATCGTGTTCCAGTCCTATGCGCTCTGGCCGCATATGGATGTCGCCGCCAATGTCGCCTATCCGCTCAAGGGCAAAGGCCTCAATCGCGCCGAGATCGAGAGCCGCGTCGCTGCGGCGCTGGCCATGGTGTCGCTGACCGGCTTTGGCGCCCGCAGCGTCGATGCCCTGTCCGGCGGCCAGCGCCAGCGCGTGGCGCTCGCCCGGTGCCTCGTCACCGGCACCAAGATCATCCTGCTCGACGAGCCCCTGGCCAATCTCGACGTCCACCTGCGCGCATCCATGCTCGACGTCTTTGCCGACATTCACCAGCGCACCGGCGCGACGATTGTCTTTGTCACCCATGACCAGTCTGAGGCCCTGGCGCTGGCCGACCGCGTCGTCGTGCTCGATGCCGGAGCGGTGCAGCAGGTGGGCACGCCGCAGCAAATCTATGCCGAACCGGCCAATGGCATGGTCGCCGGTTTCGTCGGGCGTGGCGCCATGCTCAGCGCGACGGTCACGCAGGGCCTTGCCCTCGTCGATGGTGTCGCCCTCCCGGTGCGCGGCGCCTGCAATGGCCCCTGCCGCGTGCTGATCCGCCCCCAGGCCATCCGCCTCGCCGACACGGGCTTGGCCGCCACGGTCACCCGCCGTCGCTATGCCGGCGCCTATTACGAAACGACGCTGACCCTCAACTCAGGCGAACAGCTTCACGCCGATCTGAACCAACCGCTCGACCCCGGCACAACGGTGCATTTCGCCATCACCGACGCCTGGGCGATATCGGGCTAGGTGTCGTATTGTTCGGCACCGTGGCTTCCAAAAACTCGATGTCATCCCGGCCTTGAGCCGGGACCCATCCCGAGATTTCACCACAGCCGCAAGGTCGTGGTGATGAACGTAGCCACCTTGCGGCAGACCATCGATCTCGGGATGGGCCCCGGCTCAAGGCCGGGGTGACACCGTGGCTGTGGGACAATTGGTGCCCATCCTCACCGCCACGGCAAAACCCCGCTGGGCAGTCTCGACCCCAGCCGATCGAGAAGCAGCAACA is a genomic window containing:
- a CDS encoding ABC transporter ATP-binding protein; this translates as MTAISLRAIGKTFGDSAAVSSVSLDLPAGSFTALLGPSGCGKTTLLRLIAGFEQPTSGAVAFDGVVMGDASRLVPPEKRQLGIVFQSYALWPHMDVAANVAYPLKGKGLNRAEIESRVAAALAMVSLTGFGARSVDALSGGQRQRVALARCLVTGTKIILLDEPLANLDVHLRASMLDVFADIHQRTGATIVFVTHDQSEALALADRVVVLDAGAVQQVGTPQQIYAEPANGMVAGFVGRGAMLSATVTQGLALVDGVALPVRGACNGPCRVLIRPQAIRLADTGLAATVTRRRYAGAYYETTLTLNSGEQLHADLNQPLDPGTTVHFAITDAWAISG
- a CDS encoding Hsp70 family protein, with the translated sequence MTLVCGLDFGTSNSTIAHLDSGGVPHLLKLEAGRETIPSVIFFSFEDDRIHFGRQAVAEYVTGAEGRLMRSLKSVLGTALIGDTTRVKARSYGFVEILGIFIAELKKRAEAELWGTVESVVCGRPVHFVDDDPAADAAAQSQLEGAVRAQGFKHVDFQFEPIAAALDYERQVQSEKLALIVDLGGGTSDFSVVRVSPERAKSVDRGGDILSTAGVHIGGTDFDRLLSMSKVMPELGLGTRTRDGKRHLPVAPYHDLSTWHRINRLYNAQTMRDLRGTMREAEAPARVEMMMELVEDRLGHRLVGAVEAAKIELSDADETAFSFPVRDQSIETVMTIHDLTAALEHSVQRIEATIGETLKRAGVTIRDIDSLILTGGSTQVPAIAGRLREMFPAADLVRTDVLGSVGLGLAMDAKRKFG